GCACGGGGACCTCGCCGTAACGCTCAAAGCGACGACCCACGCCTCTAAATTCAGCCAAGGCTTTCACGATTGCCGCATCCGGCACATTGAGTTCGGTTGCAATGGCAATCGCCGCCAATGCGTTCAACACATAATGATGTCCAGGTAGGTTAAGTGTGATTTCATTGCGCAAAGTCACCCCATTTTTACGAATCAGCGTGAAATGCATTTTGCCGTGGTCAGCTACGATGTTTTCAGCGCGAATGGCGGCATCTTCATGGGTGCCATAGGTCGTCACCGGGCGGGTCACACGCGGTAAAATTTCACGCACATTGGCGTCGTCTATGCACAACACCGCCATGCCCCAAAACGGAATCTGCTGCAAAAACTCAACGAAAGCCGTTTTGAGTTTGTCAAAGCTGTGCTCGTAGGTATCCATGTGATCTTGGTCGATATTGGTCACCACCGCCAAAATCGGATTCAAATGTAAGAACGAGGCATCAGACTCATCGGCTTCGACCACGATCAGCTCCCCAGTGCCCAAGCGCGCATTGGCACTGGCGGCCTCTAACTTGCCACCAATCACAAACGTCGGGTCCATATCAGCTTCAGCCAAAATACTGGCGATCAAACTGGTGGTTGTGGTTTTGCCATGTGTGCCTGCCACGGCAATGCCTTGTTTGAATCGCATCAGTTCAGCCAGCATGACCGCACGCGGAATCACCGGCACCTTGCGGGCGCGGGCCGCGATAATTTCTGGGTTTTCTTCGTTAATTGCGCTCGAGACCACCACTACATCGGCATGATTGAGATGCTCAGTCGCATGGCCTTGAAACACCGTCGCCCCAAAACCTTGCAAACGTTTAGTGGTGGCATTGCTCGCCAAATCAGAGCCGCTGATTTCAAAGCCCAAGTTGAGCAATACTTCAGCAATGCCACTCATGCCTGAACCGCCGATGCCGATAAAGTGAATTTTTTTAACTTTATGTTTCATGCTGCACGTTGTTTCTTGTTGTAATGGTTGGAGGCCAATTGTTGGCAACATGCCGCAACCTCTTGGGTGGCTTGCGGCTTAGCCAGTGCACGCGCTTTCAACGCCATGGCCAAACAGCTTGCTCTATCCAGTGTTTGCAAGGTGGCGGCTAATTTCGCCACATCGAGATCGCGTTGCTGAATCAACAAAGCGGCCCCTGCTTGCTGTAGATAGGCGGCGTTAGTGGTCTGGTGGTCGTCTACGGCGAAAGGGAACGGCACTAAAATGCTGGCCGCGCCAACATTGGCGAGTTCAGCCACGGTTAATGCGCCTGCACGACAAATCACCAAATCGGCCCATGCGTAGACCTCTGCCATGTCGTGAATAAAGGCCCGGCAATCTGCCGCCACGCCAGCCTCGGCATAGGCTTTTTTCAAGGCCTCGAATTGTTTTTCACCGGCTTGATGAATAATCTGTGGCCGCGCTTGCACTGGTAGCGTTGCAAATGCCTGCGGGACTAAGGTATTTAACGCCACGGCACCCAAACTGCCGCCCACCACCAATATGCGTAAGGCCCCATGATGTGTAGCAAACCGCTGCTCAGGCACAGGTAACGTTGTAATCATCTCGCGGACTGGATTACCCACCATTTCACCGCGCACACCTAATGCGCCCGGAAAACCGGTCAATACCCGATCAGCCAGGCGGGCCAGCACTTTATTGGTCAGGCCAGCCACCGAGTTTTGCTCATGAATCACCAAAGGCAGGCCGGATAGTTTTGCCATCACACCCCCCGGAAAAGCCGCAAAACCGCCCATGCCTAGCACAACATCTGGTTGATGCTGCTTGATTGCAGCGCGGGCTTGTGCAAACGCGCGCGCCAATTTCACTGGCAATGTCAGCCAACCTAACCAGCCTTTACCGCGCACGCCTTGCATGGTCATCATGGCTTTGTCGTAGGGTTTGTTTGCAATTAAGCGATTTTCCATGCCGCCTTCAGTCGCCAGCCAGACGATCTTCCATCCTGCTGCCAGCAACGCATCGGCGACTGCCATGGCGGGGTAAACATGTCCACCGGTGCCGCCCGCCATCACCATTAATGTGTATTGTTGGCTCATGTTTGCAAACCCTTCTGCAAACGACGGTTCTCAAAATCAATGCGCAATAGCACTGACATCGCAATACAATTGGCCAGAATTCCGCTGCCACCATACGAGAGCAGTGGCAAAGTCAGGCCTTTGGTGGGTAGCAGCCCCATATTTACGCCCATATTGATGAAGCCCTGCACGCCCATCCAGACACCAATCCCCTGCGCCAGCAAAGCTGCGTAATAACGCTCATTCGCGACTGCTTCTTTGGCGATGCTAAACGCGCGAATGACCAACCATGCGAACAGCAAGACCACCACTAAAACCCCAATGTAGCCGAGCTCTTCGGCCACCACGGCCAGCAAGAAGTCGGTATGCGCCTCGGGCAAGTACAATAATTTCTCAACACTACCGCCGAGTCCTACGCCCCAAAATTCACCGCGACCAAACGCGATCAAGGCATGCGACAACTGATATCCGGTATCAAACGGATCATCAAACGGATTCAAAAAGCCTTTCATGCGCTCTAGGCGGTAGGGCTCCATCACCACGAGGCCGAACACCGCCAATGGCAACGCTCCTAGCATTGCGATAAACACTTTGAGATTGACGCCACCCAACCACATGATCGAAAACGCAATGGAGGCGGTCACGGCAAAGGCGCCAAAATCGGGCTCTTTTAACAGCAATACGCCCACAAACACCATCACCCCCAGCATGGGCAAAAAGCCCTTTTTAATGCTGTGCATATTGCTTGCTTTGCGGACAGCATAATCGGAGGCATACATGGCAATAAATAACTTCATTAACTCAGACGGTTGCAGGTTCATCACCAGCAATGAGATCCAGCGACGGCTACCATTAACGACTTTGCCGATACCGGGAATCAACACCATGATCAACAAGACGATGCCCAGAATGAACAAATAAGGCGACATTTTCTGCCACCACGCCATGGGCACTTGAAAGACGATGACCGCCGCCACCAAGCCAACGGCGATATACAAAGCCTGACGCAACAAAAAGTAGATGCTGTTATGGCCAAACATTTTGCTCGAATCCGCGTAGGCAATTGATGCCGAATACACCATGACCATGCCAAACGCCAGCAAAGACAACACCACCCACAGCAACGACATATCGTAGCTCGGCGAGTTATAACGCTCACGATTCATCATTAACGGGCCAAGCATGCGGCCTCCATGGCTTTGACAGCCTCGACAAAGACTTCGGCGCGGTGTTCATAGTTACGGAACATGTCAAAACTGGCGCAGGCCGGTGACAGCAAGACGGCATCGCCTGCTTCTGCCAATGTTTTCGCAATGTGCACCGCAGCTGGTAAATCAACGGCATCCACAATAGAGACGGGTAAGTTTTGCAAAGTATGCTGAATTTTTGGTGCATCGCGTCCGATCAACACCACCGCTCTGGCATGATGCAAGACAGCTTCACGCAAAGGTGTGAAATCCTGACCTTTGCCATCACCGCCCGCAATCAGCACGACCTTTTGTGGCTTGCCCTGCTTGAGCATGCCGCTGATGGCCGCACAAGTCGCGCCGACATTGGTGCCTTTGGAGTCGTCATAAAAATCGATCTGGTCAATGCTCGCCACCCACTCAACGCGATGTGGCAAGCCGCTAAAAGATTTCACGGTATTCAGAATCGACACCTTGTCGATGCCGATCGCCTGTGTCAGTGCAATCGCTGCCAGCGCGTTGGCAATATTATGCTTGCCACGAATTTGCAGGCTGTCCGCTTCAATATAATGCCGATGACCGGCACACAGGCAACCCGCTTCATTCAGGCCATAATCATTGATGGTCGGCGAAGGGTTCACGCCAAAAGATACTTGAGGCAACTGCCCTGCCAAAGCCGCACTGACGGGATCGTCACGATTCACCACCGCCAGCCGCGCATGCTTATAAATGCGTGCCTTGGCTTGGGCATACTCTTCCATGCTGTCATAACGATCCATGTGATCCTCAGACAGGTTAAGAATCGTTGCTGCATCCACTTGCAACTGATGCAGGGTCTCTAACTGAAAACTGGACAATTCCAACACATACACATCGGGGGCTGACATCTGCAATGTATCCAGCACGGGCAGCCCAATATTGCCAGCGACGATCGTGTTCAATCCGGCTTGTTTACAAATCTCGCCGACCAATGTGGTGACCGTGGTTTTACCGTTAGAACCGGTAATGGCAATCACCTTTGCATAAGGCGCACGAAAACGGGCAAACAACTCAACATCGCCCACCACATACTTGCCTTGCGCCATCAACTGCACCAGGCAGGGATCTTTAAGCGACACGCCAGGGCTGGCAACAATCAAATCCATCGTCGACAATAATGCGAAGTTAAATGGCCCGAGGTGGTACTCCACCTCAGGGAAGGCTTCTTGCAGATGATTCTGTCCTGCCGGGTGCAGCCGCGAATCGAACATCACCACTTCAGCGCCCATTTGGCGCAGCCAGCGCAAAGCAGAGAAGCCGGTGTCACCCAGTCCCAATACCGCGATCCGCTGTTTTTCAAAGTGTTTCTTCATGGTGATGCCTGATTCGTCTCTCTGTCTGTTACCGCAATTTCAAGGTGGACAAGCCCACCAGTACCAGCATCATGGTGATGATCCAGAATCGCACCACCACTTGCGTTTCTTTCCAGCCCTTTTGTTCATAGTGGTGGTGCAATGGCGCCATCAGAAAAATACGTTTCCCGGTCCCGGTCATTTTTTTGGTGTATTTGAAATAGAGCACTTGCGCAGCCACCGAGAAGGTTTCAATCACAAACACCCCGCCCATAATGAACAGGACAATTTCTTGGCGCACGATCACCGCGACGACGCCTAAGGCTGCCCCTAGCGCTAATGCGCCGACATCCCCCATGAACACTTCTGCCGGATAGGCGTTAAACCATAAAAATCCCAACCCCGCACCTGCCATGGCAGCGCAAAATACCATCAGCTCACTGGCGCCGGCAACATAAGGAATACCGAGATATTTTGAAAACACGGCATGACCGGCAACATAAGAAAAGATCGCCAAGGCGCTGCCGACCATGACTGTCGGTAAGGTTGCCAATCCATCCAGACCATCGGTCAAATTCACGGCATTACTGCTGCCGACAACCACCAAATAGGTCAGAGCAATAAAGCCAGCAGCGCTCAGTGGAAACACCAAATGCTTAAAGAACGGCACGATCAGTGTGGTTTCAACAGGTGTGGTAGCGGTGGCATATAAAAAAGCTGCGACGCCCAAACCCACCACACTTTGCCAAAAATATTTTTCTTTAGCAGATAAGCCTTTAGGATTTTTGTAGACTACTTTGCGGTAATCATCGACCCAGCCAACTGCACCAAAGCCGAGCGTGGTAATCAACACTACCCAAATAAAACGGTTATGTAGATTGCCCCACAGCAAGGTGGATACTGAAATGGCGACCAAGATCAAAGCGCCGCCCATGGTGGGCGTACCGGCCTTCACCAAGTGTGTTTGCGGGCCATCATCGCGTACCGCTTGGCCAACCTTATACTCCGTGAGCTTACGGATCATGGCTGGCCCAACCATGAAAGAAATGGCTAAGGCCGTGAGCGTGGCCAACACCGCACGAAAGGTGATGTAATTAAACACATGAAACCCATGCACATCCGTTGCCAGCCATTTTGTCAGTTCAAATAACATATGCTTTCCTATTCCGCCCCTATATCAGTGGTTTGCAACGCCACTAACGCATTTACTACGCGCTCCATTTGCATAAAGCGCGAGCCTTTTACCAACACCACGTCGTCGGCTTGCATTTCTGCCTGCAAAGCGGCTAACAACGTCTCCAACGTGGCAAAATGTTGCGCTGGCTGGCCGAATGCCTGCACCGCCGCTTGTGTGAACTTGCCCAATGCATATAACTTGTTCACCCCGCACGTTTTGGCATACCGGCCTATTTGTGCATGCATGTCTTCAGCATCAGCGCCAAGCTCCCCCATGTCGCCCATCACAAATAAGGTGTTCTGGCCCGCATTTTTCAGCACCTCTAGCGCCGCGCGCATGGAGTCAGGGTTGGCGTTGTAAGTGTCATCAATCACGACTGCACCATTGGCCGCAGTCTTTTTTTGTAAACGCCCGTTGACCCCGGCAAACTGTTGCAAACCCAGCCCCACGTCTGCCAGAGGCACGCCAGCTGCCAGACTGGTTGCCGCCGCAGCGAGTGCATTCATCACGTTATGCACACCGGGCACAGCCAATGTGACTTGCACAGCCTGATGTTGATAATGCAATGTAAAGCTAGACGCAGCATCCAACATCACGCCACGCACATCTGCATTTGCATCCAGCCCAAACGTCACCACCCGTCTAGCGGTATTCAAGCCGCGCCAGTAGTCAGCAAAAGCACTATCGGCATTGATTACCGCAACGCCATCACTGCGCAAGCCTGCGAAAATCTCGCCTTTGGCTTTGGCAATGTTTTCACGCGAACCCAGTTCCCCAATATGGGCAGTGCCTGCATTGTTGATGACAGCCACATCTGGGCAGGCCAGGCGCGTCAGGTAGTCAATCTCACCTAAATGATTCATGCCCATTTCGATCACGGCATGACGATGGGTGGGACGCAAACGCAACAACGTCAGCGGCATGCCGATGTCATTATTAAAATTACCGGCAGTGGCCAACACCGCGTCCGCGCGGCCACTATGCACTTGCAGAATGTCGGCAATCATTTCTTTGGTGGTGGTTTTGCCATTGCTGCCAGTCACTGCTATCAGCGGCAATGCCCACTGCTGACGCCACCAACTGGCCAACTGACCCAATGCCAATCGCGTATCTTTGACCAGCACGGTTGGCAGAGGACTATCTACCGGCCGACTCACCAAGGCAGCCACTGCGCCTTGCGTAGCCACTTGCGATAAAAAGTCATGTCCATCAAACTTTTCGCCCGGCAATGCGACAAACAATTGTCCGGGCTGCGCACGACGACTGTCTGTATCGACCGACGTCACCGTGACATCTTCACCCTGCAAAGTACCGTGCAACACTGTTGCGATGTCGGATAGCGCAATCATGCTTTCGCCCTCTTTTTCAGAGCGCTTTGTACCCAATCAGCATCGCTAAATGGATAGCGAATGCCTTGCATTTCCTGATAATCCTCATGGCCTTTGCCAGCGACCAATACCACATCACCTTTGCTTGCCTGACTCACGGCCAAGGCAATCGCTTTGGCGCGATCTATTTCAACTGTCGCTTCCTGTGTCATGCCTTCAGCGATCGCGGCGATAATTGCATAAGGGTTTTCACTGCGTGGATTATCATTGGTAAGCACGACGCTATCGGCCAGTGCATCAGCGATTCGGCCCATCTCGCTGCGTTTGCCACTATCGCGATCACCGCCACAGCCAAACACACAGCTCAACTTGCCACGGGCTTGAATACGTAGCGTCTGCAGCGCCTTCTCTAAGGCATCTGGTGTATGCGCATAATCGACCACCACCAAGGGCAAATCGCCACCGCCAAACATTTGCATGCGCCCAGCCACTGGTACCAATCCGGATACCGCTTGCAACGCAGCTGGCAATGCCACGTCATGTGCTAACAAGCAGGTCAATACCGCCAACGCGTTGTAAACATTAAATTGCCCAAGCGCATGTAACTGAATTTCTCCAGTGCCTTGTGCAGTACGCACCTGAATTTCAAAACCGGTGGCATGCATGGTGACGGCCGTTGCACAGACATCCGCCTCCTGATGCAGCCCATAACTCAATACTTTTTTGCCTTGCTTGCGCGTATCTTCGATGAGTGCCAAACCGAAGGCATCATCCGCATTAATCACCGCGGCCGTGAGCGTTTGCCAATCAAATAATTTGCGCTTGGCCGCCTGATAGGCCTCCATGGTCAGGTGGTAATCGAGATGATCACGCGTGATGTTGGTCAACACGGCGACGTCAAACGCCACCCCATTCACCCGCCCCTGATCGAGTCCATGTGAGGAAACTTCCATCGCCACAGTGCGCACTTGATCCAGCACAAAGGTGGCGAGCATTTTTTGCAGCTCTACGGGTCCCGGCGTGGTATTTTGCGTGGGCTGCAAATCGTCCAGTGCACCATTGCCCAACGTGCCGATCACAGCCGCTTTCTGCTGCAAAAATCGATAGGCCTGTGCCAACCAATGTGTCACCGTGGTTTTACCGTTCGTCCCGGTGACGCCGATGCACCACATTTGCTCAGAAGGCTCTTTGTAAAACTGGCTCGCAATGTGACCCACCTGCGATTTCAGGTCGGCAATGGCGATGTTATGTACTTGCCAAGCTGGATCCCAATCAAAGCCCTGATTATCCCAAATCACGGTATTTGCACCCTTGGCAATCGCGTCTTGAATAAAGTCGCGACCATCGCTGTGCTGACCGGGATAAGCCAAAAATAAGCCATGCTTTTCGACTTGGCGACTATCCGCTGTGATGCCGTGCACCGGGGCTGGAATAATGTATTTACTCACATCGCCTCCTTTACTTCGGCGGCATCCGCCGGTGGCGCGACCGGCAATGCGTTGCCGTCTTGTGGAATCACCAGCATACGCAATACGTCATTCATCACCGCACTGAATACGGGTGCCGCGACGCTGCCCCCGTAGTATTCGCCATTGCTGGGCTCATCAATCATCACAGCCATGATGAGGCGTGGATTCGAGGCCGGCACCATGCCAACAAACGAGCCCACATATTTGTCATGCTCATAGCCATGCTCGCCCAATTTGTGCGCAGTGCCCGTTTTACCTGCCACGCGATAACCAGTCACTTGCGCCTTCAAAGCCGTGCCCCCGGGTTGCACCACCAGTTCAAGCATGTCTTTAACCGCGTTTGCCACCTTGGCAGAAAACACTTGGCGCCCCACTGGCGGCTCGGAAAGCTTGGTTAATGTGACCGGCAATAACTCACCCTCATTGGCAAACACGGTATAGGCGCGCGCCAATTGCAACAGCGTTACGCTAATACCATGGCCATAGGACATGGTGGCCTGCTCAATCGGACGCCAAGTTTTGTAATCACGTACCTTGCCAGAAGCTTCGCCCGGGAAGCCAATCTTGGTTGTCGAGCCAAAGCCGAGTTGCACATAGGTGTTCCATAACTGCTCGCGGTTTAAATCGAGCGCCATTTTGGCCGAACCGACATTTGAAGACTTTTGGATCACCTGAGATACGGTTAACACTTGGTTAGGGTGCGCGTCATGAATGGTGGCGGTGCCAATGCGCAGATAACCGGGCGCTGTCTGAATTTTAGTATCGGGCTGGTAGGGGCCAAACTCCATCGCCGCCGCCGCCGTCACTGGCTTCATGGTCGAGCCAGGCTCAAAAATGTTGACGATGGCCGAGTTACGTAGCTTGCTGGCCACATTCACTGGATTATTCGGGTTGTAAGTCGGAATATTCACCAGCGCCAATACCTCGCCAGTTTTGGCATCAAGCACAACCGCTGCCGCCGCTTTGGCTTTATGTTTTTCAACGGCGCGAGACAACTCTCTGTGCACCACATATTGCACCGTACGGTCTATGCTCAGCACTAAGTCTTGCCCATCGTGCGGCAATTTGACGGCCACCAGGTCTTCCACCACATGGCCTTTGCGATCGCGCACAAAATCGCGTTTGCCAGCACTTCCTGACAACACGTGATTGCGGTAGAGCTCCATGCCCTCAACGCCGGTATCATCCACCCCGGTGAAACCGACGATATGCGCCGTCACTTCTGCCGCGGGGTAGAAGCGTTTGTATTCTTTTTGACTGAACACACCGGGTACCTTCATCGCCATCACCTGTTTTGCCACATCGGGCGCCACTCTCCGTTTAATAAAAACAAATTCTTTTTTCTTTTTTTGCAGCTTTTGTTGCAATTCTTTGGTCTGCATGTCGAGCAAGCTAGACATTTGCTTTAACTGCCCGACAGAAATCTGCACATCTGTCGGGTTAGCCCACACCGACTCCACCGGCAAACTAATCGCCAATGGTTTAAAGTTACGGTCATAAATCTTGCCGCGATGTGGCATCAACACCACTTTGCGCCGAGAAAATGCCTCGCCTTTTTTAATCAGGTAATCCTTGTGCAAGGTCTGCAGATAAAATCCGCGCCCCAGCAACAAGACAAAACTCAACAACATCAACACCAGCAGCATGCGACGGCGCCAGGCTGGCAACTTCACCAGCTTGTGTTGACTCTCTTTCAGTAACATAACCATGTATTCGCAGTGATTCCGGTTAGGGTGCTGAAGGCACATCCACCATGATCACCTGCGTCTGTTGCATGCTCGGGCTATGCATATGTAAACGCGTGGTTGCGAACTCCTCCAACCGTGAATGCATGGCCCAAGTACTCTGCTCAATTTGCAACTGGTCATATTCCGTCATGTATTGCTTGGTCAACACGGCCTGACGATCCAACTCAAAATACAATTTTCGCGCCTTGTATTGCGCGGTCACCACGCCTAGCGCTAAGACGATGGTTAATGCAAATAAAATCAAATTCAGCCGAATCATGAGGTGATCGTTTATTGCACCGTAGTACGTTCAGCCACACGCAACACTGCGCTACGTGATCGCACATTCGCCGCCACCTCAGCCGCGCTTGGCTTGCTGGCCCGACCAATCGCCTGCATGCGTGGCTGCGGCAATTCGCTAGCGCGCACCGGCAAGCCTGCAGGTAAGTTATCCCTATCCACTTCTGACTGAATAAAGCGTTTGACGATGCGATCTTCCAACGAGTGAAAGCTGATCACCGCTAGCCGCCCTTGCGGACGCAGCAGCTTTAAACAATCTGGCAGCACTAGCGAGAGCTCCTCAAGCTCTTGATTGACGAAAATCCGTAGAGCTTGAAATGTGCGCGTTGCAGGGTTCTGGCCCGGCTCAATCTTGGGGATGGCACCTGCCACGACCTTGGCAAGTTGCCCTGTAGTGGTGATGGCATGCCCATCTTCGCGCTCTTTAACAATCGCCCTTGCAACCTGCTTAGCAAACCGTTCTTCACCATAATCTCGAATCACCTCAACCAATTGTTTTTCAGTCAGCGTCGCCAACCACTCTGCCGCAGTTTTGCCACGACTTTGATCCATGCGCATATCCAAAGGCCCGTCGAAACGGAAACTGAACCCGCGCACCCCTTCATCAATCTGCGGCGATGAAATGCCCAAATCGAGCAAAATGCCATCCACCGCTCGCACGCCCATCTCATCAAGCACTGCGGCCATAGATGAAAAATGCGCATGCACCATACTAAAACGCGCATCGGCGATCGTCCGCCCATGCGCTACTGCCGCCAGATCACGGTCTAAGCCGATCAGGCGCCCTTGACTACCTAACTTGGAAAGTATGCGGCGGCTATGTCCACCACGACCAAAAGTACCATCGACATAGATGCCATCTGATTGCACGTTCAGCGCATCGACCGCCTCATGCAGCATCACGGTGATATGACTGGCGGCGACTGGTGACTCTGACGTTTCCGTCAAGGACGCGGGCGCTGACTTCGCGCCCGACGTCATAGCGAGAATCCTTCTAGCTCTTGCGGTATCTGCAACTGGTCGGTCGCCATCAGACTCTCCAATTGCTGATCCCATGCCGCCAGATCCCACAATTCAAAGTGACTGCCCTGCCCGACCATCATCACATCCTTATCGAGCTTGGCAAACTTGCGCAGTACGGCATTCACCAACAAACGGCCCGCCGAGTCCAGATGCATCACATCTGCCTGACCCACGATCATGCGTTGAATACCACTGGTTTGAGGATTAAAACTGGACAAACTGGTGAGCTTGGTCTCAATCGGTTCCCAAGCTGTTTTCGGATACAAAATCAGGCAGCGATGCGGATGCGCCGTGAGCACCACTTCGCCCTGCCCACCGGCGGTCAGGGCGTCACGATGCTTGGCCGGCACACTCAGCCGCCCCTTAGCATCCAAACTTATCTGTACCGCCCCGCGAAACATGAAATATGATCCCTAACCACTCGTTTTGATTAAAAGCAGGAGAAATTTCCCACAATTCAACACAAAATCACCCTTTTGCACACTATAGATAAAATAAAAGTGCTTGGCAAGCACTTTGGGCGAAAAAATCTCTTTTAAAGACAAAGACTTAGAGCATTTTAACAAAGCAATTTAAATCAAGAGATTGGCGCAATTAACACATAAAATTGTTTAATAAAAATAGCTATCCCATTGAAATTATTGAATAATAAAAAAATGTTATTTTTTAACCGCTTTTTTTGGATGAACAGTGGCTTTATCTAGTCAAACGCTGGGATCCCAAAGATGCCAGACCATTTACTGACAGCATGTCGAAAAAATTACAATTTTTATTGATTGGTGTAGGCATTTTAATTGCCATGGAATGGCGCGCCTGGGGCTATTACTTCATGCCGCCGCCGGACTACAGCCAAGGCGGCGTGGTCTTGTACGCCACAGACTGGTGCCCCTATTGCGAGAAGACCCGAGCCTTACTGCAGCAAAAGCACATCGCATATAAGGAGTTGAACATTGAAACCTCAGACACTGGTCGAGCGCAGTACCAACGTCTGGCAGGCAGAGGAGTGCCTGTATTGCTGGTGGCAGGTGAGGTAATCCGTGGCTACAACGAAACACGGATGCAGCAGGTTTTAGATACCTGGCAGGCGAATCAAGCCTTGCAGCAAGAGAAAGAAAATAAAGCCAACCGGTAAGCCGGGTTCTGTAATCACTTGCGTGACTGACAGTCATTCATCTAGGCGTGCAATTGCTCACACGCTCAAGCTATCTACCCGCTGGCAGCGCGAGCCACGCCTTATTACTTGCGTAAAATGCCAGCCTATTTGATATTGCTGCAGATGGAGGTTACCGCGTTTCACCCGTTTCGACGCAAGTTCGCAACAAGTTGCTCACTGGTCGAACCGACTCGTCTCTGTGGCCCTATTCCTCACCTTATACTGTTACCAGCTTTCAGCGTACGGCCGTTAGCCGTCATCCCGCTCTGTGCAGCCCGGACTTTCCTCCCCCTGTTTGCACAGGCGGCGACTGTCTGGTTGGCTTCATACGTATTTTACCACGTAAGCGGCTAGCCTCTATAATGCGCAAAAGTCTTTGTGAAGTGACCAAATATGCGCCCCCCAACAATCGCAGCGACCTTACCAGCCTCTTGGCAACCTGCGCTCGGCCGAGAATTGACCCAACCCTACATGCAGTCATTGCTGGCGTTTTTGCAGCAAGAAGAGGCGCAGGGCAAAACCATCTTTCCACCAGCGCCAT
This Methylophilus medardicus DNA region includes the following protein-coding sequences:
- the murG gene encoding undecaprenyldiphospho-muramoylpentapeptide beta-N-acetylglucosaminyltransferase, yielding MSQQYTLMVMAGGTGGHVYPAMAVADALLAAGWKIVWLATEGGMENRLIANKPYDKAMMTMQGVRGKGWLGWLTLPVKLARAFAQARAAIKQHQPDVVLGMGGFAAFPGGVMAKLSGLPLVIHEQNSVAGLTNKVLARLADRVLTGFPGALGVRGEMVGNPVREMITTLPVPEQRFATHHGALRILVVGGSLGAVALNTLVPQAFATLPVQARPQIIHQAGEKQFEALKKAYAEAGVAADCRAFIHDMAEVYAWADLVICRAGALTVAELANVGAASILVPFPFAVDDHQTTNAAYLQQAGAALLIQQRDLDVAKLAATLQTLDRASCLAMALKARALAKPQATQEVAACCQQLASNHYNKKQRAA
- the murD gene encoding UDP-N-acetylmuramoyl-L-alanine--D-glutamate ligase, with the translated sequence MKKHFEKQRIAVLGLGDTGFSALRWLRQMGAEVVMFDSRLHPAGQNHLQEAFPEVEYHLGPFNFALLSTMDLIVASPGVSLKDPCLVQLMAQGKYVVGDVELFARFRAPYAKVIAITGSNGKTTVTTLVGEICKQAGLNTIVAGNIGLPVLDTLQMSAPDVYVLELSSFQLETLHQLQVDAATILNLSEDHMDRYDSMEEYAQAKARIYKHARLAVVNRDDPVSAALAGQLPQVSFGVNPSPTINDYGLNEAGCLCAGHRHYIEADSLQIRGKHNIANALAAIALTQAIGIDKVSILNTVKSFSGLPHRVEWVASIDQIDFYDDSKGTNVGATCAAISGMLKQGKPQKVVLIAGGDGKGQDFTPLREAVLHHARAVVLIGRDAPKIQHTLQNLPVSIVDAVDLPAAVHIAKTLAEAGDAVLLSPACASFDMFRNYEHRAEVFVEAVKAMEAACLAR
- the murC gene encoding UDP-N-acetylmuramate--L-alanine ligase yields the protein MKHKVKKIHFIGIGGSGMSGIAEVLLNLGFEISGSDLASNATTKRLQGFGATVFQGHATEHLNHADVVVVSSAINEENPEIIAARARKVPVIPRAVMLAELMRFKQGIAVAGTHGKTTTTSLIASILAEADMDPTFVIGGKLEAASANARLGTGELIVVEADESDASFLHLNPILAVVTNIDQDHMDTYEHSFDKLKTAFVEFLQQIPFWGMAVLCIDDANVREILPRVTRPVTTYGTHEDAAIRAENIVADHGKMHFTLIRKNGVTLRNEITLNLPGHHYVLNALAAIAIATELNVPDAAIVKALAEFRGVGRRFERYGEVPVHGGHFTLVDDYGHHPIEMQAVIAAARGAFPDRRLVLAFQPHRYTRTRDCFEDFVKVLSTVDALLLTEVYSAGEAPIVAADTRSLIRAIRVNGKVEPRFVETTDALPASILESVQPGDVVVVMGAGSIGSVAAKTKELASL
- the mraY gene encoding phospho-N-acetylmuramoyl-pentapeptide-transferase yields the protein MLFELTKWLATDVHGFHVFNYITFRAVLATLTALAISFMVGPAMIRKLTEYKVGQAVRDDGPQTHLVKAGTPTMGGALILVAISVSTLLWGNLHNRFIWVVLITTLGFGAVGWVDDYRKVVYKNPKGLSAKEKYFWQSVVGLGVAAFLYATATTPVETTLIVPFFKHLVFPLSAAGFIALTYLVVVGSSNAVNLTDGLDGLATLPTVMVGSALAIFSYVAGHAVFSKYLGIPYVAGASELMVFCAAMAGAGLGFLWFNAYPAEVFMGDVGALALGAALGVVAVIVRQEIVLFIMGGVFVIETFSVAAQVLYFKYTKKMTGTGKRIFLMAPLHHHYEQKGWKETQVVVRFWIITMMLVLVGLSTLKLR
- the ftsW gene encoding putative lipid II flippase FtsW, whose amino-acid sequence is MLGPLMMNRERYNSPSYDMSLLWVVLSLLAFGMVMVYSASIAYADSSKMFGHNSIYFLLRQALYIAVGLVAAVIVFQVPMAWWQKMSPYLFILGIVLLIMVLIPGIGKVVNGSRRWISLLVMNLQPSELMKLFIAMYASDYAVRKASNMHSIKKGFLPMLGVMVFVGVLLLKEPDFGAFAVTASIAFSIMWLGGVNLKVFIAMLGALPLAVFGLVVMEPYRLERMKGFLNPFDDPFDTGYQLSHALIAFGRGEFWGVGLGGSVEKLLYLPEAHTDFLLAVVAEELGYIGVLVVVLLFAWLVIRAFSIAKEAVANERYYAALLAQGIGVWMGVQGFINMGVNMGLLPTKGLTLPLLSYGGSGILANCIAMSVLLRIDFENRRLQKGLQT